In the Triticum aestivum cultivar Chinese Spring chromosome 2B, IWGSC CS RefSeq v2.1, whole genome shotgun sequence genome, CATATTTGCAAGCTAGTTATAGCTTTTGTGGTACGTGCTTGTAGCATTGGCGACTCCATCATGAGCAGGGCCTCGTGCAGCAACCTCACATGCTGGTCATGGTTCACCCACCCCGTCGCTCCTGCTGTTTGCAGCTCCTCCACCTGTCGGCTGTAGCTCCTGCGTAGCCCGATGTAGCTTTTTCGTCCATCGGTTTCAGCTTCCCCAACATGCTTCCTCCTCTGTCCCGCCTTCCATGGTCCATCTTTGTTCTTTGTGGCGTCGGGGAGCAGGAAGAAAAAGGCCGGCGAGCCATAGGAGAGTGATGCAAAAAAAAGGACCAGATGGGGTCTGTCGATGGAGGCCTCGCCGGAGAAGCCGCGACGCTCGCCAGCCAGCGCCTGAGGTCACGGGGGCGGGGCGGGGGGAGAGGGGTGGGGGTCAAAGGAGGAGCCGAGGAGGAAGGataatggtggaaggaagaagaagataaggcaaaagaaaaaaaactggaaGGAGGACGCGCAACAAACGATGTTGGATGCAGGTGGATCGAACGCGAGCAACGCGACCAGCCGAACGTTTCGGCCGGCGCGCTGGCGTGAAACGTTAACCAAGGGAAAATCCTATTTGCTTTACTTTTTTAGGGTTTAGACAATCCTATTTGTGAGAATCATATTTGTTTTTTTAGGCAAGAGAATCCTATTTGGTAGTACATGCCAATCGgcgagagcaactaattaacgagcgctccttcggaagcctcgcaacgatcagcgccacttggcgcgctctcagcaaTTCGCCACGTGTCGTGCTCTGGGCGTTCCCTCCggatttccttttttattttttccgcacgcgttttcggctttttaaacgggttttttcCTGGGTTTTTTCGgcttttggttttccaccggtcttccctaacttttcgatcaaaaaaaatttcaaaaaaaaattgtgcaAAAAAACaagtttcttttttttcctttcgcgagagtcacggttttgttttcgcgagaggcatggttgtgctctcgtgagaggcacgaccgtgcctcttggaaacggaaaaaaaattgtgttttctgcttttttttctttcgcgagaggcacagttttgcttccgcgagaggcacgttgtgctttcgcgagagtcacggccgtacctcctcgaaaacgaaaaaaacgcgttttctgtttttttttctttcacaagAGTCATggtttttgcttccgcgagagtaacggttgtgatttcgtcagaggcacgggcgcGTTGCATAtgcaccacttgtcgcaacctggggaatTGAAATGATCTTCGCAataagtactccttaattagtgatttcgccaaCCGGCACACAACGTCCAACCCCTATCGTAGTTCCTATGTTGGCTGGCCCAGGTAGTTTATTTTTACTCACCGATTTTAGAAATCTTCGGTTTCTTTGGTTTTCTGGGCcggttttatttgtgttttttcttctgtttttgggCCGGTTTTCCAATTCGgctttgtttctttttttaattttcacTTCTGTAAACATGAAattctcaaatttcaatttttttatcaaattcatgaatatttatttcaaatttgcaattaaaaaatatttttttaatcaGCAAAGAAGTTGGAttcgtgaacaatttttaaattcatGCAAAGTACAACATTACGAGCTTTTAAACATCTGTAAGACACCAAACCGGGTTTTTATGTGTAGTGGAGTTTTTTTTAACATGAGCAACCAAGAAAAAAGTGGTCGCGTTTCACAAGAGTCATggtttttgcttccgcgagaggaacggttgtgatttcgtcagaggcacggcgcgttgcatgtgcaccacttgtcgcaacctggggaatTGGAATGATCTTCGCAataagtactccttaattagtgatttcgccaaCCGGCACACAACGTCTAACCCCTATCGTAGTTCCTATGTTGGCTGGCCCAGGTAGTTTATTTTTACTCACCGATTTTAGAAATCTTCGGTTTCTTTGGTTTTCTGGGCcggttttatttgtgttttttcttctgtttttgggCCGGTTTTCCAATTCGGCTTcgtttctttttttaattttcacTTTTGTAAACATGAAATTCTCAAATTTCATTTTTTtatcaaattcatgaatatttatttcaaatttgcaattaaaaaatatttttttaatcaGCAAAAAAGTTGGAttcgtgaacaatttttaaattcatGCAAAGTACAACATTATGAGCTTTTAAACATCTGTAAGACACCAAACCGGGTTTTTATGTGTAGTGGAGTTTTTTTTAACATGAGCAACCAAGAAAAAAGTGGTCGATCAAACCTATCCAGCCAGTGAGCCGACGGAGCTCTTCCCCAATGATTAGCGGGAGCTCCTAGTGGGCGCTGTTGGCGCCGATTAGCGATGCTGGCGCTTGCAGGAGCGCGTAGCGGGCCGGCCCAATTGTTTTTGTTTTCCGATCGAAAGTGcaaaaaagaaatggagggagcaGACCTCGAACGCGGGACCACAGCCTTCATAAAGAGCTGCGCCAACCACTACGCCAATGACCAGCCAGTGCTCATTGACGTCGTTTGCTACCTTTTAATCTTTCTCTAGCTTTTTTTTCTTGTTTCTGATTTTCTGTAACGGTTTTGTTCgcctttttccttattttttttgctAAATCCTTGCACTTCTATTGATAAAAAATCGTGAATTTgagaaattttcaaaaaagttcacgaaattttgaaaaagttcacaaatttggaaaaaagttcatccattttgaaacaagttcacaaattttgaacaaaaagttcaccaattttaaaAAAGTTCTTTGAATTTGATTAAAAGAAGTTCAGTAAATTTGAAATAATACTTCACCTCATTTTGAAACACGTTCATAGatttagaaaaaaagttcatcaaaattgaaaaaagttcatcaatttgaaaaaagttcatcgaaattgaaaaatagttcatcgaatttgaaaaaacatTCATCGAAATTgtaaaaaagttcaccgaatttgaaaaaagttcatcaatttggaaaaaagatcacaaatttgaaaatgagttcattgatttggaaaaagttcatcgaatttcagGAAAAGTCTATCAAATTTCAGGAAAAGTCCATCAAATTTTATAAAAGTTCATCAATTCTAAAAAAAGTTCAACAAATTTAaagaaagttcattgaatttgaaaaaacatCCAATTGTTAAAAGTAGTTCACTAAAAAAGGTTCACGTACTTAAGAAAATTTTAAAAAAACATCgtcgattttgaaaaagttcacgtaCTTCAGAAAATAAAACACATGAAAATCGATGGGGGGAAacctggaagaagaagaaaaaagacagAAAACGGTAATGGAAAATggcaaaaagaataaaagaaaacagaaaaggaaggAATAACAGAGTGAAAAAATTGATTCTTGACAGATGGTGCTCTGTAGCGCGGTGGTTGTGCTAACGAAGTTTGACTCGTGAGAACGCGTGTTCGATTCGTGGTGACGGTGTTTCACTTTTTGCAAATTAAGATACatagtaatgggccggcccagtgcgggaCGCTGCAGCGCTAAATAGGATATGCCATGATTAGCGCACCCTGAATCGTGTTGGCGCTCGCATGCGCTCTCAGCGGGCCGTGGCCCACTAATTAGCATGCGAAAGAAGTTATTATTGTTCTTTGTCTCAAAAAAAGTTATTATTGTTCTGTTTTAGCGGTGACATGGAGATAAAGAGATTTGTGCCACCGCAGATTTGATTACTTGAATTTAATGAGTTTATGTTATTGCGTCATGCCTTTTTTGTTGGTTTATTTCTTTGTGGACTAGAATATTTGCCTGACACTTATAATGCACATATTGCGATTCAATGGCCCACACTTCTAGGGAATCATCTGGCTAAAGTATGTTCATCGCTCAAGTCTTCTCATCTTTTGGATGAACGACCCAGGGGTCTTTTAGAAAAGCATTATTAGTAATAAAGTTCGTAGGGGGCCTTGGACCTGCCGACTAAAACAATTTCAGCTCTAGTCAAGATTTGTCGTGGCTTCTTGTGGTGCGGGATGAAGGAGGCACACAGAGGGAATTGCTCTGTGGCCTGGGAGTCTGTATGTAGGCCTAAATGGGCTGGTGGCCTCGAGATCCCCAACCTGCTGTGGCTCAACAAGTCACTTCAAGCCAGATGGTCGTGGTTGCAGAAATATGACAAGGGCAGACCTGGAGCGAGTTTCAAATTAGGGTACCCAGCGAATCCTTCGCACTGGTGCAGGCGGCAGTGAGCACATCAGTGGGCGACGGGACATCCACCCTCTTCTGGGAAGACAAGTGGTTACAGAGCAATCGGACGTGCGAATTAGCCCCTCTAATATATGCCAGGTTCCCGCCTAGAATCAGATAGGATCGAAGACGGTTGCAAGCGCACTTGAAAACCACAACTGGGCGGGTGACATTGGCCCGGACCTCTCGTCGGATGCTTTGCTTCAATTCTTTCAGATTTGGTTGCGAGTGGCGATGATTCAGACGACAACTGGTGTGCAAGATGTGGTTATGTGGAGCTGGGAGAAAAATGGACAGTTCTCAGCGCGATCGGCATATGCGGCCCGGTTGGGGCTCGAGGTGTCACCGACGGCGACATTCACCTGGGGATCCCGAGCGCCCCTCCGGTGCCGTTTCTTCGCTTGGCTCGCATTCCAAAACAGATGCTGGACATCAGACCGGCTTGCTCGTCGAGGACTGACTCATCAGGATTCTTGCCCGCTTTGTCGTCAAGCAGAGAAGTCCATTCAACACCTGGTTCTGGATTGTGTATTTGCAAGACAAATTTGGCACTGTATGGGAAGGATCACGGACAGGACGGCATACGAGCCGCTCGTGGACGAGGAGCTAGGTTCGTGGTGCACCAGGCAGGACTTGGTCTTACGAAACCGTAAAGAAACAAGAGCAATATGCCTTCTGGTTATGTGGATGCTGTGGAACAGTGGCGTAGCtagggggtggccagggtggtccatggaccaccctgaaATTTCCCCATAGCTTGTATGTAGTGTAGTAAAAAGATATTTCTTTAAAAATAAACAAACTTATGTAAATATTTTTATTGATGGACCACCCTGACTTATTGGGCTGGCTACGCCACTGCTGTGGAAGCACATGAATGATGTGGTGTTCAATGGTATGTTGCCGTCAATCCCAAGTCTCAAGCAGCGGATTAGGGAAGAAGGGGTGGCTTGAACCAAGGCGGGACTGCTCGGCAAGCTTGCAGGAGGAAGCGGTAGATAGGTGGACTGCACGAGAGTAGTAGTCCTAGTCTCTTGTCGGTAGTGTCCGAAAATCCGGCATGTAAATATCCTCTTTACATATGACTTTTGGGAgtctttcctttcttcttcaatGAATGATACGCATGCttatgcgtattcgagaaaaaagaaAGAGTGACCATATCGTCGCTTGGTCTAATTGTTGCATTTTAGTGAAGTCTTAAGAGTATTTCGTTTTGAGAGATTGATACCACGAAGAAAATGTCTTCAAGAAATATTATCGCAAATCTTAATTATATGAGTTACTATATATTTTCTTATATTCTTTATCCAATGCGATGTACCTGTAATGGTGGGTTAAACTACGGGGTTCTCTGAAAAAACATTGATTTGGTAGAATATCACATTTTTAGTTGGAATTCCATAAGAATGAATTCATACATGCATTGCTATAGTTTCATATTTCATATGCAATATGTCGATTCCATTATTTACGTTGTTCTAGTATATTAACACTGTAGCCCTCCCCaaattacttgtcacagaaatggattCATCCATTTCATTTCTGAGGGAGTACTATTTTAATTTTTAACCACTACGTGGACGTATATCATGTGACGTGGCGTGTCCAGCTTAATCACTTCCTGCTCGGAACAGTCGCACTGATCAAGAGCTCGGCGCCGGCCCCTGCCTGCATCACGACGACAATGCCCTCCTCGGCACCCGGCGAGACGATGCTGCACGAGACGTGCACGGGCTTGTACCCATCCAGCATGGCCTCCTCGAGACCGGCTTCTTGCCAGCACGCGTCCCGAAGCAGGTGACCCggaggcggcggcgtcgtcgtcgtcTCCCCGTCACACCCCGCGCAGGAGCGCAGGACGTTCAGCCCTCccaggccatcgccggcgagaaCCGTGAACCGCGTCGGCTTCTCAACCCCCAGCTTCTCGCTGGCCTGCGCGACGCACGCCTCGGCTAGTGCGCGGCGGCCTGGCGCATCGCCGACGACCCTGAAAAGCACGGTGgtcgcggcgtcgccggccacggAGACGAGGGGGGTGGACCTGAGACGCCTCGTGGCGGCGCCTGGGTTCCGGAAGTAGCGCGTGTACTTTATCATCTGGTTGGGAACGAGCTTGTTCTGCGCCCGTAGCTGCGCGTGCGTCCGCGCCCACGACTTGAGGAAGTTGATGAAAGACAGCGGGTCGGTGTGGAGCAGGCTGCAGCACGCGCCGATGGCGTAGCCGCCGCCCTGGAACCGCGTCAACTGCGACGAGAAGCACGAAATTTGCGCGATTTTTAGCTCAGGGCGTACGAAAAATGCACGAAGGGGAAGTTCTTGCATGTATACCTGCATGACGAAAGGGGAACACTTCTCGGGGTCCTTGGCCTCCACGTCCGTCCAGAGCGCCAGCGCCGGCTCCTTACTCTCGCGGTCCTCCATCTCCAGGAACGCGGTCAAGGTCGTGTCCATCGACGCCATGAGCAGCCGCACGCCGGCGTCGCAGAGCTTTACGTCCCAATCCCACGGCCCTTCGCCGCCGCCAGCGTGCCGCCGCCACAGCCGCCCGGCCATCTTCGGGTGGTCGGCCAGCGCCTCGCTGAGAGACTCCTGCACCCACGCGGCCTGCTCCAGCTGCGCCATCGCCTCGCCCTCCAGCCGGTCGCGGTAGTAAAGCACCGCGCGGAACCGGTGCTGCAGCTCCGCGGCCGCGATGGGCAGCCCGGTCACGGCGATGGGCAGCGTCCGCCCGCGCTCCAGCGCGACGCGCGTCGGGACGGCGGTCTGCATGGACTCGACGTGGATATGCGCCATTCTGGTTCTGCGTCTGCGAGCGTCGCCCGTGCGCGCGCGGCTGACCCTGCCAAATATTACAGCCTTGCCGAGAAGTGGTGTATTGGAGAACACCTGGAACAGTGCCCAATTTATACGCGGTTCGTGCAATTTTACGTGCCATTGCCATCGACGCATCTTAGTAGTTCGAGTCGTTTGATTTTGGCTTAGCTACCCGTCGCGACAATTTTTTCATGGGCTGTTGAGGTCACGCGCATGCTGTGTTGCTGCTGTTGAAATCGAGCTAGTCTTTCAGACTTTCACGATAGTCCATTCAGTTCACAAACTCGCAAGTTTTTTTTGAGCTCACAAACTCACAAGTACTGGACCGTTGAAAAGCCCAACTATGTCGGACCAAACAAACAGGCCCAGTCCAGGCTAAACCAGGCCGAGTGGCAAGGTCATAGAACCTTTGCGGAATTTgtctcttcttccacctctgcccaccTGGCCGCTCCCCCTTGTACGCATTTGCCCGAACACTCCACGCGCGCCGCCAGCCACCCTCGCCCACCGCCGTCTCCTCCACTCACCACACCAgccacctcccccgccgccgcctcgccatgcAGAAGGTGCGGCTCAAGTGGGTGAAGAACCGCGGGCTGGACCACATCATCGACCGGACCACCTCCATCCGCGCGTCCTGCCTCATGCTCGACTACCTCGCCCGCCAGCCGTCGTCCCCGGTGCCGGCCCGCGCCCTCGCGCGCTTCCAGAAGCCGCTCGGCCTCACCGTCCCCGTGCTCCGCTTCCTCCGCCGCCACCCGACCCTCTTCGCCGAGCAGCCGCACCCGCGCTTCCCCACCCTCCCCGCCTTCTCCCTCACCTCCGCCTCCGACATCCTCCTCGCGCGCCTCGCCCGCGCCTCCGCCGTCGACTCCCACCTCCGcctcgcgcgcctcctcctcctcacccgctCCAGGTCGCTCCCGCTGGCCTCCATCCTCCCGCTCCGCTTCGACCTCGGCCTGCCCTACGACttcgcctcctccttcccctcctcccacCCCGACCTCTTCGCCGTCTCCAACAACCACATCTCGCTCTCCACCTCCCGCCTCCCCGACGACATCGCCAtatcctccctccagcgccgccacgcCGAGGCCATCACCGGGGCGACCTACCGCGACCTGTCCCGTCCGCCGTCCTCGTCGCATGCCCCCCTCGCGTTCCCGATGCGGTTCCCGCGTGGGTACGGAGGGATGAAGAAGGTCAAGGCCTGGATGGACGATTTCCACCGGCTACCTTACATCTCGCCGTATGATGATGCCTCAGGGATCGACCCTGACAGCGACATCTACGAGAAGAGGAACATTGGTTTGCTGCATGAGTTGCTCGGGCTGATGGTGCACAAGATGGTCCGGAGGAATGCGATCCGTTTGCTCCGCGAGGAGCTTGGCCTGCCTCACAAGTTCACGAGGTTGTTTACAAGGTATCCTGGAGTGTTCTACCTGTCGTTGAAGTGCAAAACGACGACGCTCGTGCTTCGCGAGGGGTACGAGAGGGGGAAGCTTGTGGAGAAGCACCCCCTCGCGGCGGTGAGGGACAAGGTACAGTATGTGATGCGCACTGGCGTGTTGTACCGTGGGAAGGGCTTGTCCAAGCTGGTTTTAGACGAAGATGACGATGAAGAGGAGGGTACACTGGATGGAGATGAGGAGTTTCAAGGAGAGGGGATGGATGAGGATGCTGATGTTGAGTGCTTTGGAATGGAGATTGTGGATGATGACGGGCCTGGCAATGATGATTATGATGAACGCGATAGTTACGATTGACACTGGATGGTGATTTCTGCTTGCTGCATGTTGCTGTTTTGAGATGATGGGCGGTGACTTCATGAGGTGAGGGTTTCAGCAACAGGTTTCAACTTAGTACCTGTAAACTAGGGGTTCACACATGGCTTTCAGCAACTTGGTTTAACTTAGTTCCTGAAAATGAGTGGTTTCAGAAGGCAATGATAATACCATTGTGAATTGCTAGTTCCTACTAAAATTTTGAGGTATTTTACATTGCCTGCTTGAGATGTAGAAAGCTTGTTTAGATACCTAGTTTCTATGGTCATCTTCTATTTCTCGAGGTGAAATTTGTCCCTATGGCTCTCTCTGCTCTCTGGATAGCATGAGATGAGAGTCATCACGATTCAACTGTATGCTAGATAGTTAACCGAAGTACAGAACACATTTCATGTACAGGTTCTTATTCAATTTGTGACACACACAAAATAGAGTTGCAGCTATGTTAGGTTTGTTGATTGTTGTAATGAGTGGTTGTATTTGCCACAGGGGGT is a window encoding:
- the LOC123046212 gene encoding uncharacterized protein, with product MAHIHVESMQTAVPTRVALERGRTLPIAVTGLPIAAAELQHRFRAVLYYRDRLEGEAMAQLEQAAWVQESLSEALADHPKMAGRLWRRHAGGGEGPWDWDVKLCDAGVRLLMASMDTTLTAFLEMEDRESKEPALALWTDVEAKDPEKCSPFVMQLTRFQGGGYAIGACCSLLHTDPLSFINFLKSWARTHAQLRAQNKLVPNQMIKYTRYFRNPGAATRRLRSTPLVSVAGDAATTVLFRVVGDAPGRRALAEACVAQASEKLGVEKPTRFTVLAGDGLGGLNVLRSCAGCDGETTTTPPPPGHLLRDACWQEAGLEEAMLDGYKPVHVSCSIVSPGAEEGIVVVMQAGAGAELLISATVPSRK
- the LOC123046213 gene encoding protein WHAT'S THIS FACTOR 9, mitochondrial; amino-acid sequence: MQKVRLKWVKNRGLDHIIDRTTSIRASCLMLDYLARQPSSPVPARALARFQKPLGLTVPVLRFLRRHPTLFAEQPHPRFPTLPAFSLTSASDILLARLARASAVDSHLRLARLLLLTRSRSLPLASILPLRFDLGLPYDFASSFPSSHPDLFAVSNNHISLSTSRLPDDIAISSLQRRHAEAITGATYRDLSRPPSSSHAPLAFPMRFPRGYGGMKKVKAWMDDFHRLPYISPYDDASGIDPDSDIYEKRNIGLLHELLGLMVHKMVRRNAIRLLREELGLPHKFTRLFTRYPGVFYLSLKCKTTTLVLREGYERGKLVEKHPLAAVRDKVQYVMRTGVLYRGKGLSKLVLDEDDDEEEGTLDGDEEFQGEGMDEDADVECFGMEIVDDDGPGNDDYDERDSYD